From the Maioricimonas rarisocia genome, one window contains:
- a CDS encoding alpha/beta hydrolase fold domain-containing protein: MRSAVLATSALLFVISANAFAQPASSFDRLDRNSDGQITKEELPERIRGNFDRVDTDGDGAISRKEHERFLARNRNRNQQTGRRTIPLPDSVQLTADISYADTDHARQRLDLLLPKERTTDKPLPVVVFIHGGGWRNGDKLAGRRQVARFVGTGEFAGASIGYRLSGDATWPAQIHDCKAAIRWLRANAAEHGLDPERIGVMGSSAGGHLVAMLGTSGDVEDLEGDLGPHTGVSSRVSCVIDLYGPTDFLTMNLRPGAFDHESPSSPESLLIGGPIREHPDRVRHASPLTYVTEDDPPFLIIHGTDDRLVLIEQSQLLQTALKEADVDVLMIPVTGGGHGGFRNPELDERMLAFFQRHLQGKDVEISASPVEQGAARRP; encoded by the coding sequence ATGAGATCTGCCGTCCTGGCGACATCCGCGTTGTTGTTCGTGATCTCGGCAAACGCGTTCGCGCAGCCGGCTTCTTCGTTTGATCGACTCGATCGCAACAGCGACGGTCAGATCACGAAGGAAGAACTTCCGGAACGGATCCGCGGCAACTTCGACCGGGTCGATACCGACGGCGACGGCGCGATCTCGCGGAAGGAACATGAACGGTTCCTCGCCCGCAATCGCAATCGCAACCAGCAGACCGGGCGACGCACGATCCCGCTGCCGGACTCCGTGCAACTGACCGCCGACATCTCCTACGCCGACACCGATCATGCCCGCCAGCGTCTCGACCTGCTGCTGCCGAAAGAACGAACGACGGACAAGCCGCTGCCGGTCGTGGTGTTCATTCATGGTGGCGGATGGCGGAACGGCGACAAGCTGGCCGGGCGACGCCAGGTTGCGCGCTTTGTCGGCACGGGCGAATTCGCTGGGGCCTCGATCGGCTATCGGCTGAGCGGCGACGCGACCTGGCCAGCCCAGATTCATGACTGCAAGGCGGCGATCCGCTGGCTGCGTGCCAACGCCGCCGAGCACGGTCTCGATCCGGAGCGCATCGGCGTGATGGGATCGTCGGCCGGGGGACATCTCGTCGCCATGCTGGGAACCAGCGGCGACGTCGAAGATCTGGAAGGCGACCTCGGCCCGCATACGGGCGTCAGCAGCCGCGTTTCCTGCGTTATCGACCTGTACGGACCGACCGATTTCCTCACCATGAACCTTCGCCCCGGGGCCTTCGACCACGAGTCTCCCAGCTCTCCCGAATCGCTGCTGATCGGCGGGCCGATTCGCGAACATCCCGATCGCGTCCGCCACGCATCGCCACTGACGTACGTCACCGAAGACGATCCGCCCTTCCTGATCATTCACGGAACCGACGACCGACTGGTCCTCATCGAGCAGTCGCAGCTGCTGCAGACCGCGCTGAAGGAAGCCGATGTCGATGTGCTGATGATCCCGGTGACCGGCGGTGGTCACGGCGGCTTCCGCAATCCCGAGCTGGATGAACGGATGCTTGCCTTCTTCCAGCGACACCTGCAGGGCAAGGATGTCGAGATTTCTGCATCGCCCGTCGAGCAGGGTGCCGCACGGAGACCGTAG
- a CDS encoding GGDEF domain-containing protein, which yields MMREPGRASQLGNWAMHLTTSGVIAWMGLALILVSHHPKCVEDLGWLWYYTGIFGLTAGVGLSEAQRRRELGQRALLEECVRDALTDPLTGLGNRRVLHTELERAVTGPSEAYWLLLIDIDNFKDVNDTHGHQAGDQVLRTVSDTLRNCVRSSDVLTRFGGEEFAILARHSSFASVLRHAGQIRHRIAATRCRHCNVVLRVTCSIGFSRAEASLPATALVEQADQALYLAKGAGRNRCAWHDGTGTALVHATARIPDLVAQTCPSITDRPQVSIGDRIDGTARDPFESLQRVECSSTAGVS from the coding sequence ATGATGCGAGAACCGGGCCGGGCGTCGCAGTTGGGGAACTGGGCGATGCACCTCACAACCTCCGGCGTGATCGCGTGGATGGGCCTGGCGCTGATCCTCGTCAGTCATCACCCCAAGTGTGTCGAAGACCTTGGCTGGCTGTGGTACTACACCGGCATCTTCGGACTGACGGCCGGTGTCGGTCTCTCCGAAGCGCAGCGGCGTCGGGAGCTCGGCCAGCGAGCCCTGCTGGAAGAGTGCGTGCGGGATGCGCTGACCGATCCTCTGACCGGGCTGGGGAATCGCCGCGTCCTCCACACCGAACTCGAGCGGGCCGTCACCGGGCCGAGCGAAGCTTACTGGCTGCTGCTGATCGACATCGACAACTTCAAGGACGTCAACGACACACACGGCCATCAGGCGGGCGATCAGGTGCTGCGGACCGTCAGTGACACGCTCCGCAACTGCGTCCGCAGTTCCGACGTGCTGACCCGGTTCGGGGGCGAAGAGTTCGCGATCCTCGCACGCCACTCGAGCTTCGCCAGTGTGCTGCGACACGCCGGACAGATCCGGCACCGCATTGCCGCGACTCGCTGCCGCCACTGTAACGTTGTCTTGCGCGTCACCTGCAGCATCGGTTTCTCCCGGGCAGAGGCATCACTTCCAGCGACGGCACTCGTGGAACAGGCCGACCAGGCGCTCTACCTGGCGAAAGGAGCCGGTCGCAATCGCTGCGCCTGGCATGATGGAACGGGCACCGCACTCGTCCATGCTACGGCCAGGATTCCCGACCTCGTGGCTCAGACCTGCCCGAGCATCACAGACCGACCACAGGTGTCGATCGGGGACCGAATCGACGGCACGGCACGCGACCCGTTCGAATCGCTTCAGCGGGTGGAATGCTCGTCGACAGCCGGGGTTTCATGA
- a CDS encoding BatA domain-containing protein: protein MSFLTPLYLLGALAVSLPILFHMIRRTPRGRVPFSSTMFLEPSPPRITSRSRIENWFLLLLRALAVCLLALAFARPFLRETEGAGVQEGDVSWRYVLIDTSASTRRECVQDELESALDELLDVFDPRDHVAVATFDQTVQERISFEQSAAIDPAQRRQVLAAEVEEIKATWQGTDLGRALLTAAEMLTEATTDEPAPGLQEVIVVSDLQRGSDLTALQAYTWPENVTVRLVTLGEECAPTNAGVSPVVDPEAAVEQSVRVRISNSSDSKRETFRLQWPDDFGGTDDPQATPDGAVEVYVPPGQSRVVRVKYREAGHQPRRLVLSGDDQDFDNTAWLMQMSRQQVRIVYVGSEPADDPQQMRFFVEPIYSSTPRRDVEIVDWTGAGDQPLAGDSDPQLVIVTDVPAPDQAKAIRGYVLQGGTVLFVARTAEQAASMYELAGTQPMPVTEADVADYVMLTDIDFGHPVLAPFGDPRYSDFTKLHFWRHRVIDLQPFEEARVLARFETGEPAIAEIPVGRGRMFVFASGWQPEDSQLAVWSKFVPLMNLLLEYGSGRSDAVRQYEVGETIDLAGLAGGRPLTHVRTPDGTVTPLPDGANEFTSADQPGMYRFQPGSDSAPDDSITVPVNLAAAESRTAPLAPEVLEGAGVILSEESRPESAGESELRERQLQNSELESRQKMWRWFVTTAIVILLLETLLSSWLAGRRARQAAGEAN, encoded by the coding sequence ATGAGCTTCCTGACACCGCTGTATCTGCTCGGTGCACTGGCGGTCTCGCTGCCGATCCTGTTCCACATGATCCGTCGGACGCCGCGGGGACGCGTGCCGTTCAGCAGTACGATGTTTCTCGAACCATCTCCGCCGCGGATCACCAGTCGCAGCCGGATCGAGAACTGGTTTCTGCTGCTGCTGCGTGCTCTGGCGGTCTGCCTCCTGGCATTGGCGTTTGCCCGACCGTTCCTGCGGGAGACCGAAGGAGCCGGCGTGCAGGAGGGGGACGTTTCATGGCGATATGTGCTGATCGACACGAGCGCCAGCACCCGGCGGGAATGCGTGCAGGACGAGCTGGAATCGGCACTCGACGAGTTGCTCGACGTGTTCGATCCGCGGGATCACGTGGCCGTTGCAACCTTCGACCAGACGGTGCAGGAACGGATCAGCTTCGAACAGTCAGCCGCGATCGACCCGGCACAGCGGCGCCAGGTCCTCGCAGCAGAAGTGGAGGAGATCAAGGCAACGTGGCAGGGAACCGATCTTGGCCGGGCGCTGCTGACTGCTGCCGAGATGTTGACGGAAGCCACAACAGACGAACCGGCACCGGGGCTGCAGGAAGTGATCGTCGTCTCTGACCTGCAGCGGGGGAGCGACCTGACCGCGCTGCAGGCGTACACGTGGCCCGAGAACGTGACAGTCCGCCTGGTGACTCTCGGCGAGGAATGTGCTCCGACGAACGCCGGTGTCAGCCCTGTCGTCGATCCCGAGGCAGCTGTCGAACAGTCCGTGCGTGTGCGAATCTCGAATTCGTCCGACTCGAAGCGGGAGACGTTTCGGCTGCAGTGGCCGGATGACTTCGGTGGTACAGACGATCCACAGGCGACCCCCGACGGGGCTGTCGAAGTGTATGTCCCACCAGGGCAGAGTCGCGTCGTCCGCGTGAAGTATCGGGAGGCCGGGCATCAGCCGCGGCGGCTCGTGCTGTCAGGTGACGATCAGGATTTCGACAACACGGCGTGGCTGATGCAGATGAGCCGTCAGCAGGTCCGGATCGTCTACGTGGGAAGTGAGCCGGCGGACGACCCGCAACAGATGCGGTTCTTCGTCGAACCGATCTATTCCAGTACGCCCCGGCGGGATGTGGAGATCGTCGACTGGACCGGCGCCGGGGACCAGCCGCTTGCCGGCGACTCGGATCCCCAGCTTGTCATCGTCACCGATGTCCCCGCGCCCGACCAGGCGAAGGCGATTCGGGGCTACGTGCTGCAGGGCGGGACGGTCCTGTTTGTCGCACGGACAGCGGAGCAGGCGGCGTCGATGTACGAACTCGCCGGCACGCAGCCGATGCCGGTGACAGAGGCCGATGTTGCCGACTACGTCATGCTGACAGACATCGACTTCGGGCATCCGGTGCTGGCACCGTTCGGCGATCCGAGGTATTCGGACTTCACGAAACTGCACTTCTGGCGGCACCGGGTCATCGATCTGCAGCCGTTCGAGGAGGCACGGGTGCTCGCCCGATTCGAGACGGGTGAGCCGGCCATCGCCGAGATTCCCGTCGGTCGCGGGAGGATGTTTGTGTTCGCGTCGGGCTGGCAGCCGGAGGACAGTCAGCTGGCGGTCTGGAGCAAGTTCGTTCCGCTGATGAACCTGCTCCTGGAATACGGCAGTGGTCGCTCCGACGCGGTGCGGCAGTATGAGGTCGGCGAAACGATCGATCTGGCGGGATTGGCGGGAGGACGGCCGCTCACGCACGTGCGGACGCCGGATGGAACGGTCACGCCGCTTCCGGATGGGGCGAACGAGTTCACCTCGGCCGACCAGCCTGGCATGTACCGCTTTCAGCCGGGGTCTGATTCTGCGCCGGACGACTCGATTACCGTGCCGGTGAATCTCGCTGCCGCGGAGTCCCGAACGGCCCCGCTCGCCCCGGAGGTTCTCGAGGGAGCGGGCGTGATTCTGAGTGAGGAGAGCCGCCCTGAAAGTGCGGGCGAGAGTGAACTGCGTGAGCGGCAACTGCAGAACAGCGAACTGGAAAGCCGGCAGAAGATGTGGCGGTGGTTCGTCACCACGGCGATCGTCATCCTGTTGCTGGAGACGTTGTTGAGCAGCTGGCTGGCGGGTCGACGGGCCCGGCAGGCGGCCGGTGAGGCCAACTGA
- a CDS encoding DUF58 domain-containing protein produces MAGSGAATWIDPVALMQIRSLELRAKAVVEGFFSGLHRSPYHGFSVEFTEYRQYVPGDDPRYLDWRLYARSDRYYVKRFEDETNLRVQLLLDTSRSMQYGSLPHTKADYARTLSATLGYFLNTQRDAVGLMTFDDRIEEMIPPRYRPGHMRRIMLALEQASEGTATDLVAPLDQIAGQLRKRGMLVLISDLLAPVDELETRLGYFRVRGHEVVLFHLLDPAEATLDFEQPALFVDAESGRELYVDPKAARARYLERLEKHLQAVQTSCDRLGVDLYRLRTDTPLENALGDFLRSRQRMIASQRAQRVRQRR; encoded by the coding sequence ATGGCTGGTTCCGGTGCTGCGACCTGGATCGACCCGGTCGCGCTGATGCAGATCCGCTCGCTCGAACTGCGGGCCAAAGCGGTTGTCGAAGGGTTCTTCAGCGGACTGCACCGCAGTCCGTATCACGGATTCTCCGTCGAGTTCACCGAGTACCGGCAGTACGTCCCCGGCGACGACCCCCGCTACCTCGACTGGCGACTCTACGCCCGCAGCGACCGCTACTACGTCAAACGGTTCGAAGACGAAACCAACCTTCGCGTGCAGCTGCTGCTCGATACCAGCCGGTCGATGCAGTACGGCAGCCTCCCGCATACGAAGGCGGACTACGCCCGGACGCTCTCGGCGACGCTCGGCTACTTCCTCAATACGCAGCGGGACGCCGTCGGACTGATGACGTTCGACGACCGTATCGAAGAGATGATTCCGCCACGCTACCGGCCGGGGCACATGCGCCGGATCATGCTCGCCTTGGAACAGGCCAGCGAAGGAACCGCCACCGATCTCGTTGCGCCGCTCGACCAGATTGCCGGTCAGCTTCGCAAACGGGGCATGCTTGTTCTCATCTCTGACCTGCTGGCTCCGGTCGACGAACTGGAAACGCGGCTGGGCTACTTTCGCGTTCGCGGCCACGAGGTCGTGCTGTTCCATCTGCTCGATCCGGCCGAGGCGACGCTCGACTTCGAGCAGCCGGCCCTGTTCGTCGATGCCGAGTCGGGACGCGAACTGTACGTCGATCCCAAGGCAGCGCGAGCACGCTATCTCGAACGGCTTGAGAAGCACCTCCAGGCCGTGCAGACCAGCTGCGATCGGTTAGGGGTCGATCTCTACCGGCTGAGGACCGATACGCCGCTGGAGAACGCGTTGGGCGACTTTCTGCGGAGCCGGCAACGGATGATTGCCAGCCAGCGGGCCCAGCGCGTGCGGCAGCGACGATGA
- a CDS encoding phytoene desaturase family protein, with the protein MYDCIVIGAGHNGLVCAHDLARAGQKVLVLERRDVVGGCCVTEELWPGWHVSTAAYVVSLLLPEIERDMELARHGYQVLPRSPSSFTPFEDGRSLLLGADAAANHKAIEQFSLRDAARYADYEELLTQVAERLEPLLVQTPPRLGIPAPGGRSWSLSQRLGDAKQVLGLLDAFRDLGDDFGEAVRLLTGSATDMLDHWFESDELKGTLATDAIIGTFQPPSSPGTAYVLLHHVMGQAGGARGVWGYVRGGMGALTAAMAASARQRGVEIRTGAAVEEILVRKGRVRGVRLAGGEEIPCRAVASSADACWTFETLLPADHLPAAFLSSVRRIDYVSASMKINLAVRELPDFTCCPGNEEPGPQHRGTIHINALPEMIERAYDDAKYGTSSQRPIIEMTIPTSVDDTIAPPGHHILSLFVQYAPYKLAEGTWDDQKEAFADRCLDEIARYAPNVPDSVVHRQVLSPVDLERTFGLTGGNIFQGAMSLPQLFTMRPVPGWSDYRTPVQGLYLCGSAAHPGGGVMGAAGRNAAVAIRADR; encoded by the coding sequence GTGTATGACTGCATCGTCATCGGTGCCGGACACAACGGCCTGGTCTGTGCGCATGACCTGGCCAGGGCGGGGCAGAAGGTTCTTGTGCTCGAACGCCGTGACGTCGTGGGCGGCTGCTGCGTGACGGAAGAGCTCTGGCCCGGCTGGCACGTCTCGACCGCGGCCTACGTCGTCAGCCTGCTGCTGCCTGAGATCGAGCGGGACATGGAGCTGGCCCGCCACGGTTACCAGGTTCTGCCCCGCAGTCCCTCCTCCTTCACACCATTCGAGGATGGACGCTCCCTCCTGCTCGGCGCGGATGCCGCCGCCAACCACAAAGCGATTGAACAGTTCTCGCTACGCGATGCGGCCCGCTACGCCGACTACGAAGAACTACTGACCCAGGTGGCTGAGCGGCTCGAACCGCTGCTGGTGCAGACGCCTCCCCGGCTGGGGATCCCGGCTCCGGGAGGTCGGAGCTGGTCGCTCTCGCAGCGATTGGGAGATGCGAAGCAGGTGCTCGGCCTGCTCGACGCGTTTCGGGATCTGGGCGATGACTTCGGCGAAGCGGTGCGGCTGCTGACTGGCTCCGCCACCGACATGCTCGATCACTGGTTCGAGTCGGACGAACTCAAAGGGACGCTGGCCACCGATGCAATCATCGGAACGTTCCAGCCACCCTCCTCGCCGGGGACCGCATACGTTCTGCTGCACCACGTGATGGGGCAGGCGGGCGGCGCCCGTGGCGTGTGGGGCTACGTCCGCGGCGGCATGGGAGCATTGACGGCGGCGATGGCAGCATCCGCCCGCCAGCGGGGTGTCGAGATCCGGACCGGAGCGGCCGTGGAAGAGATTCTCGTCAGGAAAGGACGTGTCCGCGGTGTTCGACTTGCCGGAGGCGAGGAGATCCCCTGCCGTGCGGTCGCCTCGTCCGCCGATGCCTGCTGGACCTTCGAGACGCTGTTGCCGGCCGACCATCTCCCCGCTGCGTTCCTCAGCAGCGTCCGCCGGATCGACTATGTCAGCGCCAGCATGAAGATCAATCTGGCGGTCCGCGAGCTGCCGGACTTCACCTGCTGCCCCGGCAACGAAGAACCGGGCCCGCAGCACCGGGGGACGATTCACATCAACGCCTTGCCGGAGATGATCGAGCGGGCCTACGACGACGCGAAGTATGGGACATCCTCGCAGCGGCCGATCATCGAGATGACGATTCCGACGTCCGTCGATGACACGATCGCTCCGCCGGGCCACCACATCCTGTCGCTGTTTGTTCAATACGCTCCCTACAAGCTGGCGGAAGGAACCTGGGACGATCAGAAAGAGGCGTTCGCCGACCGCTGTCTTGACGAGATTGCCCGCTATGCACCGAACGTTCCCGACTCGGTTGTCCATCGGCAGGTCCTCTCACCGGTCGATCTGGAACGGACGTTCGGCCTGACGGGTGGCAACATCTTCCAGGGCGCGATGTCGCTGCCGCAGCTGTTCACCATGCGGCCGGTCCCCGGCTGGTCGGACTATCGGACGCCCGTGCAGGGGCTGTACCTGTGCGGCAGCGCGGCCCATCCGGGCGGCGGAGTCATGGGAGCAGCCGGCAGAAACGCGGCGGTTGCCATCCGTGCTGATCGCTGA